The following are encoded in a window of Dehalobacter sp. 12DCB1 genomic DNA:
- the smpB gene encoding SsrA-binding protein SmpB — translation MAEGIKVIAENRKARHDFFVEDSYEAGIILTGTEIKSIRAGRVNLKDSYAEIIKGEVWLNQMHISPYEQGNRFNHDPLRKRKLLLNRTEIIKMGDRVKLQGMTLVPLKIYLKHGMAKIELGLCKGKKTYDKRDDLAERDAKRQMERDLRERNKG, via the coding sequence TTGGCTGAGGGAATTAAGGTCATCGCTGAAAACAGAAAAGCCAGGCACGATTTCTTTGTCGAGGATAGTTATGAAGCCGGGATCATCTTAACGGGGACCGAGATAAAGTCAATCCGGGCCGGCCGTGTGAATCTCAAAGACAGTTACGCTGAGATTATCAAGGGTGAGGTCTGGCTGAATCAGATGCATATCAGCCCGTATGAACAAGGGAACAGGTTCAACCATGATCCGCTGCGGAAGAGAAAACTGCTGCTTAATCGCACCGAGATTATTAAGATGGGGGATAGGGTTAAACTACAGGGAATGACCCTTGTCCCGTTAAAGATCTATCTCAAGCACGGCATGGCCAAAATTGAACTTGGGCTATGCAAAGGCAAAAAAACTTATGACAAGCGGGATGATCTGGCCGAGCGGGATGCCAAAAGGCAAATGGAACGGGATTTAAGAGAAAGAAACAAGGGTTAG
- a CDS encoding DUF4003 domain-containing protein, with protein sequence MDSNLRKKAENLINIYQQVAKDFRWKNSSSINTLIALSYVTKDKAYDRKEIERVNDYIKKNLGFFSSFRQRSILYSTLLLVNSPDPETKLDILLAYDEKLKENGFRSYTYRPVTAYTLLLNCEPRKADIRIAKAYEIFTEMKKHHPWLTSGDDYAVSILLAASDKPVQSITAKMEELYKELHECGFSRGNGLQFLSHILSLSDENSKAKATRCRILYDFFGQNKLKVYANNYGTLGLLTLLEDKSQRAAREVLGISEVLREDRNIRWLGKEAIFLTAASLVSCTMLESLKNNNDVIYTNAFVTIEALIEAQNAAMIGAACAATAASSGS encoded by the coding sequence ATGGACAGCAATCTCCGAAAAAAAGCTGAAAATCTGATTAACATCTATCAGCAGGTTGCCAAAGATTTTCGCTGGAAAAATTCAAGCAGTATTAATACGCTGATTGCTTTGTCTTATGTAACCAAAGACAAGGCTTATGACAGGAAAGAAATCGAAAGGGTCAATGACTATATCAAAAAGAATTTGGGATTTTTTTCGAGTTTCAGACAAAGATCCATTCTGTATTCAACCTTGCTGCTCGTTAATTCTCCCGATCCGGAAACAAAACTGGATATCCTTCTTGCTTATGATGAAAAACTCAAAGAAAACGGGTTCCGCAGTTACACATACAGGCCTGTGACCGCCTATACATTGCTCTTGAATTGCGAACCGCGAAAAGCCGATATTCGGATTGCCAAAGCCTATGAGATTTTCACCGAAATGAAAAAACATCACCCCTGGCTGACTTCTGGTGATGATTATGCTGTCTCAATCCTGCTTGCAGCTTCGGATAAACCCGTACAGAGTATCACAGCCAAAATGGAAGAGCTGTACAAAGAGCTTCATGAATGTGGTTTTAGCCGTGGAAACGGACTCCAATTCCTGTCGCACATCTTAAGTCTGAGTGATGAGAACAGTAAGGCTAAAGCTACGAGATGCCGCATCCTGTATGATTTCTTCGGTCAAAATAAATTAAAAGTCTACGCCAATAACTATGGAACACTCGGTCTGCTTACCTTGCTTGAAGATAAAAGCCAGAGAGCTGCGCGAGAGGTACTCGGAATAAGTGAAGTTCTCCGAGAAGACCGAAATATCCGCTGGCTAGGCAAGGAGGCTATTTTTCTTACAGCAGCGTCGCTCGTTTCTTGCACGATGTTGGAAAGCCTCAAAAATAACAATGATGTGATCTATACCAA